One stretch of Streptomyces agglomeratus DNA includes these proteins:
- a CDS encoding bifunctional DNA primase/polymerase, producing the protein MSEHLRTALDLAASQIPVLPLRAGKVPFGNCRRCADNACGGRPNMKNPGRCACPGPCHAWAAATTDLDVITCGPWRRAWMRASAVAYHPGGAGLTVVDLDNADAITWARENLPTTQTVPTTRGEHWLYLGRMQSANAVRPGVDIKSTMAYARWLGFGTGTMAYLPDAVRALAVSKPATARPAPQVITVPAPVGGGECPHRTPTYLERGIAMAEQRIAEARETIHATVYRTFLAVLSTHGRCGCLTEAHTARLFTAAQAKGESPRHCIDAWTNARTRLGL; encoded by the coding sequence ATGAGCGAGCACCTGCGCACCGCGCTCGACCTCGCCGCCTCACAGATCCCGGTCCTTCCCCTGCGGGCGGGCAAGGTTCCGTTCGGCAACTGCCGCCGGTGCGCGGACAACGCGTGCGGCGGCCGGCCGAACATGAAGAACCCCGGGCGCTGTGCCTGCCCCGGTCCCTGCCACGCGTGGGCCGCCGCGACGACCGACCTGGACGTCATCACCTGCGGTCCCTGGCGTCGCGCATGGATGCGTGCGAGCGCGGTCGCCTACCACCCGGGCGGGGCGGGGCTGACGGTCGTGGATCTCGACAACGCCGACGCGATCACGTGGGCCCGCGAGAACCTGCCGACCACGCAGACCGTGCCCACCACCCGGGGCGAGCACTGGCTCTACCTCGGTCGGATGCAGTCCGCGAACGCGGTCCGGCCCGGCGTGGACATCAAGTCCACGATGGCCTATGCCCGGTGGCTTGGGTTCGGCACCGGCACCATGGCCTACCTGCCGGACGCCGTGCGCGCGCTGGCCGTGAGCAAGCCCGCCACGGCTCGGCCCGCGCCGCAGGTCATCACCGTGCCCGCACCGGTCGGCGGCGGGGAGTGCCCTCACCGCACGCCTACGTACCTGGAACGTGGCATCGCCATGGCGGAACAGCGCATCGCCGAGGCCCGCGAGACCATCCACGCCACCGTGTACCGCACGTTCCTGGCCGTGCTCTCCACGCACGGCCGCTGCGGCTGCCTCACCGAGGCGCACACCGCGCGGCTGTTCACCGCCGCACAGGCCAAGGGGGAGTCGCCCCGGCACTGTATCGACGCGTGGACCAACGCCCGCACCAGGTTGGGACTGTGA
- a CDS encoding DUF2637 domain-containing protein → MNLRRKGRAALVLALVAVVGMAFRVSWNALRDIAGAVGADDTAATLYPFVVDGLMALALIATLVLGGDARRFALRVLGAYTVASLVLNYVHGLVPELHDRTVDWGRLADWDPANWALVLLATSLPVGSIYFGSDLVAKVLHHRPAPIPTVSTDAEESTESDTKRSTADLAVSTPKPITPNVTALPRPVAVGFLKSTLPAKPLPSIAPAPVESIERHAVAAESPRPRRATGRVPAVAKSTRPKRTPEQLLAEARTATADWPDAKVTAEGIRREVHTSPANARSLRDTILAERAATAAEAA, encoded by the coding sequence ATGAACCTTCGCCGCAAGGGCCGTGCCGCCCTGGTCCTCGCCCTGGTCGCCGTCGTCGGTATGGCGTTCCGTGTCTCGTGGAACGCGCTGCGGGACATCGCCGGCGCCGTCGGCGCGGATGACACGGCGGCGACGCTGTATCCGTTCGTGGTCGACGGTCTGATGGCGCTCGCCCTGATCGCCACACTCGTCCTCGGCGGCGACGCCCGTCGTTTCGCGCTGCGGGTGCTGGGTGCCTACACCGTCGCTTCCCTGGTCCTGAACTACGTGCACGGGCTGGTCCCGGAGCTGCACGACCGCACGGTCGACTGGGGGCGCCTGGCCGACTGGGACCCGGCGAACTGGGCCCTGGTCCTGCTCGCCACGTCGCTTCCGGTCGGGTCGATCTACTTCGGCTCCGATCTCGTCGCCAAGGTGCTGCACCACCGCCCCGCCCCGATTCCGACCGTGAGCACGGATGCGGAGGAATCTACAGAGAGCGATACGAAACGGTCTACGGCTGACCTCGCGGTATCGACCCCAAAGCCGATCACCCCGAACGTCACGGCGCTGCCCCGGCCGGTGGCCGTCGGCTTCCTGAAGTCGACGCTCCCCGCCAAGCCGCTCCCCTCGATCGCACCGGCCCCCGTCGAGTCGATCGAGCGGCACGCGGTGGCGGCAGAGTCGCCCCGCCCGCGCCGCGCCACCGGCCGTGTCCCGGCGGTGGCGAAGTCGACCCGCCCGAAGCGCACGCCGGAACAGTTGCTCGCCGAAGCGCGCACGGCGACGGCCGATTGGCCGGACGCGAAGGTGACCGCCGAGGGCATCCGCCGCGAGGTGCACACGTCGCCGGCCAACGCCCGGTCCCTGCGAGACACGATCCTCGCCGAACGGGCCGCAACGGCGGCTGAGGCCGCGTGA
- a CDS encoding pRL2-8 translates to METPPGECPQCWQHAYDRRVHRKLKPREDCPQCVDHMVNGCPYLVPKRKSSWW, encoded by the coding sequence ATGGAGACCCCACCGGGTGAGTGCCCGCAGTGCTGGCAGCATGCCTACGACCGGCGCGTTCACCGCAAGCTCAAGCCGCGCGAGGACTGCCCGCAGTGCGTGGACCACATGGTCAACGGCTGCCCCTACCTCGTGCCCAAGAGGAAGTCGAGTTGGTGGTGA
- a CDS encoding RRQRL motif-containing zinc-binding protein, with the protein MGALPVYRWCLAPDGYATRRQLRARGLRPGGQCVAAQLERPRRRRGPLVAYLYRVDLAQPVRPMTPGRWSALAKANAARRICPQCRTDAGYVIPTSLGTCVPCAYPDPSHAVRSA; encoded by the coding sequence ATGGGGGCGCTGCCGGTCTACCGGTGGTGCCTGGCCCCGGACGGCTACGCCACCCGCCGCCAACTCAGGGCGCGCGGCTTGCGGCCAGGTGGTCAGTGCGTGGCCGCGCAGCTCGAACGGCCGCGCCGCCGCCGTGGGCCGCTGGTCGCCTACCTCTACCGCGTCGACCTCGCCCAGCCGGTCCGGCCGATGACGCCGGGCCGGTGGTCGGCGCTGGCCAAGGCCAACGCCGCCCGCCGCATCTGCCCGCAGTGCCGGACGGATGCGGGCTACGTCATCCCCACCTCGCTCGGCACCTGCGTGCCCTGCGCCTACCCCGATCCCTCCCACGCCGTGAGGAGTGCCTGA
- a CDS encoding ATP-binding protein, translating to MADDEKNPAREVITDYAQAHFRYFRTAEGTVYAQKNGHPVARPIRSQGTTGSHRQELMVGLFRDGRGVFNGTALKEALDLIEALALTEATQAVQIRVAPGFDGATWLDLGRSDGQSVRIHPTGWEITVPDPQEVCWRRTQLTGELPLPVKDTDGKGIDLLFRLTNFINAETECLAMAWLIGCLGPSVPVPAPFLTGPQGAGKSTAGRMLVRIIEGMSGDLRRAPKDEENLIAAVAAGWVTALDNLSHMTPDLSDAMCCIVTGAESVKRALFTDGDVHRARYRRPLLLTGIDVGVIRPDLAERLLPLRLERPRVRRTEAELWAEFEDALPVILGSLLDLTVKVRAAEAETPTDLRMADFAHLCAQFDAATSLGALNAYGASLDDLNDDVIEGDLLAQTVLLHADSIEPGGEQRMTSTEWLHCLSRVYSGDDLRPLPKGWPTTGKVLSDRLKRLQPTLAARGVLIDSGRTREGRYLEVTRRATPLPHEQTEAF from the coding sequence ATGGCAGACGACGAGAAGAACCCCGCCCGCGAGGTCATCACCGACTACGCGCAGGCGCACTTCAGGTACTTCCGCACCGCCGAAGGGACCGTGTACGCGCAGAAGAACGGCCACCCCGTGGCCCGACCGATCCGCTCCCAGGGCACGACGGGCAGCCACCGCCAGGAACTCATGGTGGGCCTGTTCAGGGACGGGCGCGGCGTGTTCAACGGGACCGCGCTCAAGGAGGCGCTGGACTTGATCGAGGCTCTGGCGCTGACCGAGGCCACCCAGGCCGTACAGATCCGCGTGGCCCCCGGATTCGACGGGGCGACGTGGCTGGACCTGGGCCGCAGCGACGGGCAGTCCGTCCGTATTCACCCCACCGGCTGGGAGATCACCGTGCCGGACCCACAGGAGGTGTGTTGGCGGCGTACCCAGCTCACGGGAGAACTCCCGTTGCCGGTCAAGGACACCGACGGCAAGGGCATCGACCTTCTGTTCAGGCTGACGAACTTCATCAACGCGGAGACCGAGTGCCTGGCCATGGCGTGGCTGATCGGCTGTCTGGGGCCGTCGGTGCCTGTCCCCGCGCCGTTCCTCACCGGCCCGCAGGGGGCGGGGAAGTCCACGGCCGGCCGGATGCTCGTGCGGATCATCGAGGGCATGAGTGGAGACCTGCGTCGGGCGCCGAAGGATGAGGAGAACCTGATCGCGGCCGTGGCGGCGGGGTGGGTCACCGCCCTGGACAACCTCTCCCACATGACGCCGGACCTGTCCGACGCCATGTGCTGCATCGTCACCGGGGCCGAGAGCGTCAAAAGGGCCCTGTTCACCGACGGCGACGTGCACCGGGCCCGCTACCGCCGCCCCCTGCTCCTGACCGGCATCGACGTGGGTGTCATCCGGCCCGACCTCGCGGAACGGCTCCTGCCCCTGCGCCTGGAGCGGCCCCGCGTGAGGCGCACCGAGGCCGAACTGTGGGCGGAGTTCGAGGACGCTTTGCCCGTCATCCTCGGCTCGCTCCTGGACCTCACAGTCAAGGTTCGCGCCGCTGAGGCTGAGACTCCCACCGACCTGCGGATGGCCGACTTCGCTCACCTGTGCGCGCAGTTCGACGCGGCGACCAGCCTCGGAGCTCTCAACGCCTACGGGGCCAGCCTCGACGACCTGAACGACGACGTGATCGAAGGCGATCTCCTCGCGCAGACCGTCCTCCTGCACGCCGACAGCATCGAACCGGGCGGCGAACAGCGGATGACCTCCACCGAGTGGCTGCACTGCCTCAGCCGCGTCTACAGCGGCGACGATCTGCGGCCCCTGCCCAAGGGATGGCCGACCACCGGCAAAGTCCTCTCCGACCGGCTCAAGCGCCTCCAACCGACCCTGGCTGCCCGGGGGGTCCTCATCGACTCTGGCCGCACCCGCGAGGGCCGGTACCTCGAAGTGACCCGCCGAGCCACCCCACTCCCACACGAGCAGACGGAAGCGTTCTGA
- a CDS encoding Pycsar system effector family protein, with translation MSATDRNLTAAHAEVKAEIARTDTKTALLLAFVGAVLAGTWTVVRDMPLTVPVIVAGGLGLALLVAAAGLLLRSARPNLSGRHGFPLWATLTAEEIGTAVSSDLAADIAGLSRLAVAKFTCLRRAVDLTMTGGALLVLAALLAVGGVA, from the coding sequence GTGAGTGCCACCGACCGGAACCTGACCGCCGCGCACGCTGAGGTGAAGGCGGAGATCGCGCGGACGGATACCAAGACGGCGCTGCTGCTGGCGTTCGTCGGCGCGGTGCTCGCCGGTACCTGGACGGTCGTACGCGACATGCCGCTGACCGTGCCCGTCATCGTCGCGGGCGGTCTTGGTTTGGCACTGCTGGTCGCGGCGGCCGGCCTGCTGCTGCGGTCGGCCCGCCCGAACCTGAGTGGCCGGCACGGCTTCCCGCTGTGGGCCACGCTCACGGCCGAGGAGATCGGTACGGCGGTCTCTTCGGATCTGGCCGCCGACATCGCGGGACTGTCCCGGCTGGCGGTCGCCAAGTTCACGTGTCTGCGTCGCGCGGTCGACCTGACCATGACCGGCGGCGCCCTGCTGGTCCTTGCCGCCCTGCTTGCCGTCGGGGGTGTGGCATGA
- a CDS encoding GntR family transcriptional regulator, with product MAPKWRELADRLAARIASGEYAPGQQLPHIRDLVEAGEGSKSTVHAAYKALEAEGLVTSSRGHGTVVRQQTPLKRLGISRYDKAKWRDGDEVAFIADRVATGRAYRRGEQTQQVSRVAAPQAVAAAHGLPAGAEVYARARLVKEGEQPTHTLTSYYRPEHVEGTRLVDPTPGPAGRGGGYRVLYDAGYEIDHMKEELFARIPTADEVKLLQLPGGEPVVELHRTTYTADGTVVEYAIGVHAASRFAWEYDFKVPDSARDGEAEQ from the coding sequence ATGGCACCGAAGTGGCGAGAGCTGGCGGACAGGCTGGCCGCTCGTATCGCGAGCGGGGAGTACGCACCGGGGCAGCAACTGCCGCACATTCGGGACCTCGTCGAAGCAGGCGAAGGGTCCAAGTCCACGGTCCACGCGGCGTACAAGGCGCTGGAGGCGGAGGGGCTGGTCACCTCGTCCCGTGGACATGGCACGGTCGTCCGGCAACAGACTCCGCTCAAGCGGCTCGGTATCAGCCGGTACGACAAGGCGAAGTGGCGAGACGGTGACGAGGTGGCGTTCATCGCTGACCGTGTCGCGACCGGTCGCGCGTACCGTCGCGGTGAGCAGACGCAACAGGTCAGTCGTGTTGCGGCTCCGCAGGCCGTTGCCGCAGCGCATGGTCTACCTGCTGGTGCCGAGGTGTACGCCCGCGCACGCCTCGTTAAGGAGGGCGAGCAGCCTACGCACACCCTGACCAGCTACTACCGACCCGAGCACGTCGAGGGAACACGGCTGGTTGATCCGACGCCGGGGCCGGCCGGACGTGGTGGTGGGTACCGGGTGCTGTACGACGCCGGGTACGAGATCGACCACATGAAGGAAGAACTCTTCGCCCGCATCCCGACGGCCGACGAGGTGAAGCTGCTGCAACTCCCCGGGGGTGAGCCAGTAGTCGAGCTGCACCGCACCACGTACACGGCCGATGGCACCGTGGTGGAGTACGCGATCGGTGTCCACGCAGCATCGCGCTTCGCGTGGGAGTACGACTTCAAGGTGCCTGATTCAGCACGGGACGGAGAGGCAGAGCAGTGA
- a CDS encoding YdcF family protein translates to MISTESWADARRLWDFHQMHHEPRPCSVAVGLGSHDLGVADTAVDLYKRGMAPLIVFTGATSRTTRERMPRGEAVHYRERALELGVPSSDVLVEPNARNTGENICFSRALLEESGVDVSSVLLISKPYEERRAYATARKLWPGVEIVSASTPMTFDDYVDSIGDARLVLDMLVGALQRLRIYPEQGFMVSQPVPDDVAAAYERLCNAGFTSRLLPGAVQADRRVGP, encoded by the coding sequence GTGATCTCGACAGAGTCATGGGCGGACGCGCGCCGCCTCTGGGACTTTCACCAGATGCACCACGAGCCACGGCCATGCTCGGTCGCGGTCGGCTTGGGCAGTCACGACCTGGGCGTGGCCGATACTGCGGTCGACCTCTACAAACGTGGCATGGCGCCGCTCATCGTCTTCACGGGGGCCACCAGCCGCACTACGCGGGAGCGGATGCCGCGCGGCGAGGCTGTTCACTATCGCGAAAGGGCGTTGGAGCTGGGGGTGCCGAGCTCCGATGTGCTTGTTGAACCGAACGCGCGCAATACCGGTGAGAACATCTGCTTCTCCAGAGCCCTTCTCGAAGAGTCCGGCGTGGACGTCTCGTCCGTCCTGCTCATCAGCAAGCCCTACGAGGAGCGGCGCGCCTACGCGACGGCGCGCAAACTTTGGCCTGGAGTCGAGATCGTGAGCGCGTCCACTCCGATGACGTTCGACGACTACGTCGACTCCATCGGGGACGCCCGCCTGGTGCTCGACATGCTTGTCGGCGCACTCCAGCGGTTGCGTATCTACCCAGAACAGGGATTCATGGTCAGCCAGCCGGTGCCGGACGATGTGGCGGCAGCCTACGAGCGACTATGCAATGCAGGCTTCACAAGTCGCCTTTTGCCAGGCGCGGTGCAGGCAGACCGCCGAGTCGGTCCGTAG
- a CDS encoding DUF6284 family protein — MSHIVTVQDAVTAFADFMEPTDAELDAIEREMPVILADVDLLDAYIVILDRTPTELDDRRIRRARRRALAARVALVNRAACTSLPGGAA, encoded by the coding sequence ATGAGCCACATCGTCACTGTTCAGGATGCTGTTACCGCGTTCGCCGACTTCATGGAGCCGACGGATGCGGAGTTGGACGCGATCGAGCGTGAGATGCCCGTGATCCTGGCGGATGTCGATCTGCTGGACGCGTACATCGTCATTCTCGACCGCACGCCGACCGAGCTGGACGACCGCCGCATCCGCCGGGCCCGCCGCCGCGCGCTGGCGGCGCGGGTCGCGCTGGTCAACCGTGCGGCTTGCACGAGCCTCCCCGGCGGTGCTGCGTGA
- a CDS encoding DNA cytosine methyltransferase, translating to MTQPTDIRRDGERPLLLDLFSCAGGAAMGYARAGFAVDGCDIAHRPNYPFPRHQGDALAYLAGLIATGEIRRYAFVHASPPCQHGCALTVGTNASQGWGRPHVDLVAPTRELLDATGLPYVIEQPNGRAEIRKDLTLCGEMFGLGVIRHRNFELGGWSIEQPAHVPHRGRVRGYRHGRFYDGPYVAAYGNGGGKPTVPELQAALGIDWTDVREELTEAIPPAYSEHIGRAFLASRVLGVAA from the coding sequence ATGACTCAACCCACCGACATCCGGCGAGACGGCGAGCGGCCGTTACTGCTGGACCTGTTCTCCTGCGCCGGCGGCGCCGCCATGGGCTACGCCCGCGCCGGATTCGCCGTGGACGGATGCGACATCGCCCACCGGCCGAACTACCCCTTCCCCCGCCACCAGGGCGACGCTCTGGCCTACCTCGCGGGCCTGATCGCCACGGGTGAGATCCGCCGGTACGCGTTCGTGCACGCCTCCCCGCCTTGCCAGCACGGCTGTGCACTGACCGTGGGCACGAACGCATCGCAGGGATGGGGCCGCCCGCACGTCGACCTCGTGGCGCCCACCCGTGAGCTGTTGGACGCCACCGGCCTGCCGTACGTGATCGAGCAGCCCAACGGCCGCGCGGAGATCCGCAAAGACCTCACCCTGTGCGGGGAGATGTTCGGTCTCGGAGTCATCCGGCACCGCAACTTCGAGCTGGGCGGCTGGAGCATCGAGCAGCCGGCGCACGTGCCGCACCGGGGCCGTGTACGCGGCTACCGGCACGGCCGCTTCTACGACGGCCCCTACGTGGCCGCCTACGGCAACGGCGGCGGCAAGCCCACCGTTCCGGAGCTGCAAGCCGCGCTCGGCATCGACTGGACCGACGTGCGCGAGGAACTGACCGAGGCCATCCCGCCCGCCTACAGCGAGCACATCGGCCGTGCCTTCCTCGCCTCCCGGGTGCTGGGGGTGGCGGCATGA
- a CDS encoding acyl-CoA dehydrogenase family protein, giving the protein MHLAPTVRQQRLRAELRSYFREIVAGADPHDAAGHRALLRRIGADGMLGLGWPVEYGGQGRGADEQFIFFDEAYRAGAPVSMVTLNTVGPTLMKYGTPAQKDFFLPRILRGEIVFAIGYTEPSAGTDLASLRTRAVREGDEWVVDGQKIFTSNAQHADWIWLACRTDPDAPKHKGISIVLVPTDAPGFSWTPIETVGGLTTTATYYDGVRVPAGNLVGARNAGWGLITNQLNHERVALAAIGMQAEDCYEQALAYASTPCPATGERPADRPWVRARLAEAHARLAAVRLLNWRLVGDVGAGTLAPGDASGVKFVGTESAVAVYRICQEIAGEAAMVRSGSVGVWGDGELERMNRAAQINTFGGGVSEVQREIVATMRLGMPRGRRR; this is encoded by the coding sequence GTGCACCTTGCCCCCACCGTGCGCCAGCAGCGGTTGCGCGCGGAACTGCGTTCGTACTTCAGGGAAATCGTGGCGGGAGCGGACCCGCACGACGCCGCCGGACATCGGGCGCTGCTGCGGCGGATCGGCGCCGACGGGATGCTCGGGCTCGGCTGGCCCGTCGAGTACGGCGGCCAGGGACGCGGCGCCGACGAGCAGTTCATCTTCTTCGACGAGGCGTACCGGGCGGGCGCCCCCGTCTCCATGGTCACGTTGAACACGGTCGGGCCGACCCTGATGAAGTACGGGACCCCCGCCCAGAAGGACTTCTTCCTCCCCCGGATCCTGCGCGGCGAGATCGTCTTCGCGATCGGTTACACCGAGCCGTCGGCCGGTACCGACCTCGCCTCGCTCCGTACGCGCGCGGTGCGCGAGGGCGACGAGTGGGTCGTCGACGGCCAGAAGATTTTCACCAGCAACGCCCAGCACGCGGACTGGATCTGGCTCGCCTGCCGTACGGACCCGGACGCCCCGAAGCACAAGGGCATCTCGATCGTGCTGGTGCCGACGGACGCGCCCGGCTTCTCGTGGACGCCCATCGAGACGGTCGGCGGACTGACCACCACCGCCACCTACTACGACGGTGTCCGGGTGCCCGCCGGGAATCTGGTCGGCGCGCGGAACGCCGGCTGGGGGCTGATCACCAACCAGCTCAACCACGAACGGGTGGCCCTCGCGGCCATCGGCATGCAGGCCGAGGACTGCTACGAGCAGGCTCTGGCGTACGCCTCGACTCCCTGCCCGGCGACGGGCGAACGGCCCGCCGACCGGCCGTGGGTACGGGCCCGGCTGGCCGAGGCGCACGCCCGGCTGGCGGCGGTGCGGCTGCTGAACTGGCGGCTGGTGGGCGACGTGGGGGCGGGGACGCTGGCGCCGGGAGATGCGAGTGGCGTGAAGTTTGTGGGAACCGAATCGGCCGTCGCGGTGTATCGAATATGTCAGGAAATCGCGGGCGAGGCCGCGATGGTGCGCTCCGGCTCCGTGGGGGTCTGGGGGGACGGGGAACTGGAGCGCATGAACAGGGCGGCGCAGATCAATACCTTCGGGGGCGGGGTGAGCGAGGTGCAGCGGGAGATCGTGGCGACGATGCGGCTCGGGATGCCGAGGGGGCGACGGCGATGA
- a CDS encoding FtsK/SpoIIIE domain-containing protein, whose translation MSENVVHLHKPTDPPTPDTAPTMLTVVPDAPPARPVPLWVRSGRAIKTAATHETTRATVRAVARHSLYTFNGGRIVARRTWDGRTGSRYERMIRAAEAAGNLEAAEEWEERLQRFRAARHHRRMDLLHSPVEAAKGVAVGAGMGIGVLVALGVVMALNTGHVGDVITPLSATIDFIALLIRIVQVVWGPALTIGPFLALLALWSVGRKQHAAPNWALPANVRNGEGEPITPSIVVKALRDLGVPALARAIKEMGDAGASMLGPIRIAGCGVEVDVTLPSGVSTNEVQGKRRKLAENLTRHEHEVFITIPTAARTVRLWIADSGALDEPIGPSPLVTDDTMTADYTKGKAPWGQDLRGDAAALSLYQRHLLITGLSNQGKTVALRSLALWLSLDRSVQFLMGDLKGVGDWAMFDGLATTLIQGPTDEHVIQVTEMVEGAVDEMNRRIQAPPGTVFPPLIVLVDEAQVAFMCPAKDAEKRPYGGSKANSRYFMAVRKIHNQGRAVNVLMWQGTQDPTNENLPKLVREGAHTRASLALGTESQARMALGDKAVDGGAAPNLLRPGLDRGTLVVASDGVTIPAGQSSITVRTHYIDDDAAEAITDRAKALRDGVTTLHAIDRGAEHDPLADIAAVVGDAPRVRTKDVLARLATRHADAYGGWSFIDLKRVLDDAGAEPYKSDGVMVVARDRVARALANRDTQGSASADG comes from the coding sequence ATGTCTGAGAACGTCGTCCACCTCCACAAGCCCACCGACCCCCCGACCCCCGACACCGCCCCCACCATGCTCACCGTCGTCCCCGACGCGCCGCCGGCCCGGCCCGTGCCCCTGTGGGTCCGCTCCGGACGCGCCATCAAGACCGCCGCCACGCACGAGACGACGCGGGCGACGGTGCGGGCGGTGGCCCGGCACAGCCTCTACACCTTCAACGGCGGCCGGATCGTGGCCCGCCGCACCTGGGACGGCCGTACCGGCTCCCGGTACGAGCGGATGATCCGGGCGGCGGAAGCCGCGGGGAACCTGGAAGCGGCCGAGGAGTGGGAGGAGCGGTTGCAGCGCTTCCGCGCCGCCCGCCACCACCGCCGCATGGACCTCCTGCACTCCCCGGTCGAGGCCGCGAAGGGGGTGGCCGTCGGCGCCGGGATGGGCATCGGTGTCCTGGTCGCCCTCGGCGTCGTCATGGCCCTCAACACCGGGCACGTCGGCGACGTCATCACCCCGCTGTCGGCGACCATCGACTTCATCGCCCTGCTCATCCGGATCGTTCAGGTCGTCTGGGGTCCGGCGCTCACCATCGGCCCGTTCCTCGCGCTGCTCGCCCTGTGGTCGGTGGGCCGCAAGCAGCACGCCGCCCCGAACTGGGCACTGCCCGCGAACGTGCGCAACGGCGAGGGGGAGCCGATCACGCCGTCCATCGTGGTCAAGGCCCTGCGCGACCTCGGAGTGCCCGCCCTGGCGCGCGCTATCAAGGAGATGGGCGATGCCGGCGCGTCCATGCTGGGACCGATCCGGATCGCCGGATGCGGTGTCGAGGTGGACGTGACCCTGCCGTCCGGGGTGTCGACCAATGAGGTGCAGGGAAAGCGGCGCAAGCTGGCCGAGAACCTGACCCGGCACGAGCACGAAGTGTTCATCACCATCCCGACCGCCGCACGGACGGTCCGGCTGTGGATCGCCGACTCGGGGGCGCTGGACGAGCCGATCGGCCCCTCCCCGCTGGTCACCGACGACACGATGACCGCCGACTACACCAAGGGAAAGGCGCCCTGGGGGCAGGATCTGCGCGGCGACGCTGCCGCGCTGAGCCTGTACCAGCGCCATCTGCTCATCACGGGTCTGTCGAACCAGGGCAAGACGGTGGCCCTGCGCTCCCTGGCCCTGTGGCTGTCGCTGGACAGGTCGGTGCAGTTCCTCATGGGCGACCTCAAGGGCGTGGGTGACTGGGCCATGTTCGACGGGCTCGCCACGACCCTGATCCAGGGCCCGACGGATGAGCACGTGATCCAGGTGACCGAGATGGTCGAGGGCGCGGTGGACGAGATGAACCGCCGTATCCAGGCGCCGCCCGGCACCGTGTTCCCGCCGCTGATCGTGCTGGTCGACGAGGCGCAGGTGGCGTTCATGTGCCCGGCGAAGGACGCCGAGAAGCGCCCGTACGGCGGGTCCAAGGCCAACTCCCGGTACTTCATGGCCGTCCGGAAGATCCACAACCAGGGGCGGGCCGTGAACGTGCTTATGTGGCAGGGCACCCAGGACCCGACCAACGAGAACCTTCCCAAGCTGGTCCGCGAGGGCGCCCACACCCGCGCCTCCCTCGCCCTGGGCACCGAATCCCAAGCCCGCATGGCCCTCGGGGACAAGGCCGTCGACGGGGGCGCCGCTCCCAACCTGCTGCGCCCGGGTCTGGACCGGGGAACCCTGGTCGTCGCCTCCGACGGCGTCACCATCCCGGCCGGACAGTCGTCCATCACGGTACGCACGCACTACATCGACGACGACGCCGCCGAAGCCATCACCGACCGGGCCAAGGCCCTGCGCGACGGAGTCACCACCCTGCACGCCATCGATCGGGGCGCGGAGCACGACCCGCTCGCCGACATCGCCGCCGTCGTCGGCGACGCGCCCCGCGTCCGCACCAAGGACGTGCTGGCGCGGCTCGCCACACGGCACGCGGACGCCTACGGCGGCTGGTCGTTCATCGACCTCAAGCGCGTCCTCGACGACGCCGGCGCCGAACCCTACAAGTCCGACGGCGTCATGGTCGTCGCCCGCGACCGCGTGGCCCGCGCCCTCGCCAACCGCGACACCCAGGGTTCCGCTTCCGCCGACGGATGA